Below is a genomic region from Spirosoma radiotolerans.
TAGCCGGGCCCGACAGTGTCGTTTCGACCGTAATAGGCAGAAAATTGCCGAATACGCGGGGGAGAATCAGCTGAACTACTGACCCACCCAAGGCACCAATCACGGCACCGAGTAAGCCCATTAAGGCCGTTTGGATAAGGTAAATCAAAAAAGCCTGCCGCCCGCTGGCACCGAGCGTTCGCAGAATAGCCACAGACGTTACTTTTTCTTTTACGTAGAGTTGAACCGCACTGGCAACGCCCACGCAGCCCAACAGCAGGGCAACAAAGGCCACTAAACTCAGGTACTTGGTCAGGTCGGCGAAGGAGCGGCCGGTCTGTTTTTTACGTCCGTCCACCGTGTCGTAGCTAATGCCGTCCTTATCCAGGCGTGTGGAAATCGTTTTAACGTATTTCTCGACATCCGTGCCCGGCGCAAACTGGTAGTAATATTTATACGCCACCCGACTGCCGCGTTGGAGCAAGCCGGTTTGAGACAGAAACTGATTTGGAATAAAGACCGTTGGCGCAACGGTAGCCGCAATAGCCGCCTGACCCGGTGTTTTGGTGACCCGACCGGCAATCAGAAATGACAGGTTTCCAACCCGCACGGAATCGCCGGGGACCGCGCCTAACTGCACCAGTAGCGCGTCATCGACTAAGGCCACCCGAGTGGTTGCTTGCCGAAACGTTTGAATGGCCGATACCGGCTGAACCTCCCAGGTGCCATAAAACGGAAAGTTACCTTCCAATCCTTTGACTTGTGCCAGCCGAACGCCCCCGGTTTTAGGAATAGAGACAAGCGAGGCAAAGGAAACTTCGTAAGCCCGATCACGACCGATGGTCTTTACCAATTGAGCCGTTTTGGGCGATGGTGGCCGGTTCCAAGACAGCGTAAGGTCAGCACCCAGGAGCTCTTTGGCCTGTTCATCAATGCTGCGGGCCAGGTTGTCGCCAAACGAGTTTATGGCCACCAGCGCGGCAATACCCAGCACAATGGCCGACATAAAGAGAAGCAACCGTTGTCGGCTCCGGCGACTGTCGCGCCAGGCCATACGAAAGAGCCAGGAGGTGTGCATAAGTGTTGAATTAGTGAATAATTGAGTAGTTAGCGCATAACCTATTCAATCATTCATCCCTCAATTATTCTATCATTCACTAATTCATTCACAACCGCTCCGCCTTTGATCCGAATAACGCGTTGGGTTCGGGAGGCCAGTTCCATATCGTGCGTGACCAGAACAAGTGTGGTGCCGGCTTCGCGATTAAGCTCAAAGAGTAGATCGACTACCGTGGCACTGGTATCAGCGTCGAGATTACCGGTTGGTTCATCGGCAAAGAGGAGCTTTGGCCGGTTGGCAAACGCCCGTGCCAGCGAAACCCGCTGTTGTTCACCGCCGGAGAGCTGGGTAGGGTAGTGGTGCCCGCGCTGACCCAGGCCAACACGTTCCAGCAACGCCTGAGCTGCTTTACCGGCTCCTCTTTCGCCCCGCAGTTCGAGTGGTACCATCACATTTTCGAGGGCGGTGAGCGTAGGCAAAAGCTGGAAGTTCTGAAAAATAAAGCCAACGTATTGATTCCGGATGGCTGCGCGCTGATCTTCATTGAGTGTATCCAGGCGAACATCGTTCAGATAAACACTACCTGACGAAGCCCGGTCGAGTCCGGCACACAAACCCAGCAAGGTTGTTTTGCCACTACCCGATGGCCCTACGATGGAGAAGGTGTCTCCCGGTTCGAGCGTGAAGTTGACACTATGCAGAACCGTTAGCTCGCGGCCCCCACTGGAATAGGTTTTGGTTAGATTTTCGACGCGAAGAATGCTCATGGAAACAGGTTTTAACCGCAACAACGCAAAAGTAAAGGCGGGGTTCGCAATGGATTCTTAGCGTACTTTGCGAACCTCACCTTTATTTTTGCGTTTACCTGATTTAACCCTTGCAAAACCGATGAAGTTCTTTCCAATGAGTAAAACACCCTTTTCTGTGATAAGCGGGTTGTTGCTGGTCTTAACGGTCTGGGGATGTGGATCATCCGATACCAAAACGTCCCAAACAAGCAACGCTGCCAAACCCGCGGATACCAAACCAGCCAGTACGGCCAAAAACCAAACTATTTTGTTCTACGGCAATAGCCTGACGGCTGGTTATGGTGTTGAACCAACGCAGGCATTCCCTGCGCTGATTGGGCAAAAGATTGACTCCGCCGGACTAAATTATACCGTTGTCAACGCTGGCCTGAGTGGTGAAACGACCGCCGGTGGCAAAAGCCGGATTGGCTGGGTGCTGCGCCAACCCGTAGCGGTCTTTGTGCTGGAACTTGGCGGCAACGACGGGCTGCGGGGGCTTCCCTTAACGGCCACCCGTCAAAATCTGCAGGCCATTATGGATACTGTTCGGCAGAAAAGTCCGCAGGCTAAAATCGTATTGGCCGGGATGCAGATTCCCCCCAATATGGGGACTTCTTATGCGAAGGAATTTAGAGGGATGTTCAAAGAGTTAGCCGACAAGAATAAGGTTGTCTTGATACCCTTCCTGCTCGAAAACGTGGGCGGTATTCCTAAATTAAACCAACCCGATGGCATTCATCCAACACCCGCCGGGCATAAAATTGTGGCAAACACGGTTTGGAAAGTGCTGAAGCCGGTGTTATAACGCAGACGTTCTACAAAATTTAAAATGGATAGCCTACAGCAATATTGAATACCAGGTTTTGCTTTCGCCAATTGCTGTCACCGAAGTCAATCTGGTTAATGACCCACTCGCTACCGTTGGTTTTATACGGCTTTCGTAGGGGCGTTGCCAGGTCAAAACGAACCAGAAAGTAAGATAGGTCAATGCGAATACCAACGCCGGTGCCAATCGCTATTTGCCTATAAAATTCCGGACTAAACTTTGCTTGAGCGGCTGCGCCGAAAATGTCATTATCCGAATAAGTCCAGATATTGCCTGCATCCACGAAAACGGCTCCTTCAATATACTGAGTAAATTTTGCCCGAATCTCCGTGTTTGCTTCAAGTTTGATGTCGCCCCCGCCATCCTGAAATAACAGGCCATTACGAATCGTATCGCGTGCAAATAGACCCGGTCCAATAGCCCGTGGCCGGAAAGCGCGAATGCTGTTACTACCCCCTACAAAATACTGTTTTGTTAACGGCAATTGCAGCCCTCTGGAGTTACCGTATGTAACGCCCAAACCAGCAAACAGTCGGTTCGCCCAGGTTATTTTGGGTGTCAGCTTGGTATATAAACGAGCATCGGCATCAATCCGTAAAAACTGCGCAAACGGAACGTTGAAGATAACCTTGTCCCCATCATCGTTTCGCTCCTTTGACAAAAAGTTGGCCAGGTTACCTGCAATTTCTAAATTGGTAGCCAGGCGGAACGTGGTTGGCGATGCTGAACGAAGGGATGAATTATAATTGAATGAATACAGGCTACTAAAAATCAGTTGTTGCGAGCGGCTTACCGTAAGGTACTGCTGCATGATGTACGGGTTGGTTATGATATTATTTACCGCAGAGTCGAGGAAGGCAGTGCTGATATTCGACGGCCTTACATAGGTGACGTTGAACGGTTGGAAAACATGTTCAACTTGCTGGTTCTGTCGCCAGGCATACCCAAAGGTTGTTTGGAATGAATTGAGGTCGTACAAACCGCCCCGAATAATTTTCTGGTACCCCAGGGTTACATTTGTCTTGGGCAGTGCCTGTCGGCGCTCGTCGTAATTGAAACGGATCGGGCTGACAAGCCGGGGAAAACTAAGCAATGCATCCGCCCCAAATCGATAGTTGGTAACGCTTTGCTCCCCACCACCTATTTGAAATTCAATCCCGGCATTCGTGTTAATGGTTAATAATTCGGCCCGCTTCATGGCATTGCGATTTCGCCAGCTCAGGGTTACCTGCGACCCGTTAAAATTATTTGAACGAGATGTACCGTCCACTTCGAGCCGTACCGATTTTGTGGGGTAAGGGGTCAGATAGTAGTGTACGTCGAGCACGGCTGAGTCCCCCTGTTGATCGGGTTCAAATCGGTTGCGAACAAATTTGAAGGCGCCCAAATTGATAAATCTGGACAGCGTTAAATCCTGTGCCCGGCTACTGTAACGAGCCCCTGGTTTTACCGTAACGATATCCCGGAATAGTTTGGGGTCAAAGCGGTGTGTCGAGTCAACAATAGTAAATTGTTCATCGCTGCGGTAAGCCCGGCGCCGATTTGTGTCATTCTGCGCCGTTGAGAGACTATAGTTCGGA
It encodes:
- a CDS encoding ABC transporter ATP-binding protein produces the protein MSILRVENLTKTYSSGGRELTVLHSVNFTLEPGDTFSIVGPSGSGKTTLLGLCAGLDRASSGSVYLNDVRLDTLNEDQRAAIRNQYVGFIFQNFQLLPTLTALENVMVPLELRGERGAGKAAQALLERVGLGQRGHHYPTQLSGGEQQRVSLARAFANRPKLLFADEPTGNLDADTSATVVDLLFELNREAGTTLVLVTHDMELASRTQRVIRIKGGAVVNELVNDRIIEG
- a CDS encoding arylesterase is translated as MKFFPMSKTPFSVISGLLLVLTVWGCGSSDTKTSQTSNAAKPADTKPASTAKNQTILFYGNSLTAGYGVEPTQAFPALIGQKIDSAGLNYTVVNAGLSGETTAGGKSRIGWVLRQPVAVFVLELGGNDGLRGLPLTATRQNLQAIMDTVRQKSPQAKIVLAGMQIPPNMGTSYAKEFRGMFKELADKNKVVLIPFLLENVGGIPKLNQPDGIHPTPAGHKIVANTVWKVLKPVL
- the tamL gene encoding translocation and assembly module lipoprotein TamL — translated: MLVYLNFLVTAIGRYWSRLLSRKVQVSNRLTIYMASFLSILTLNGCNIAKHLPANERLYAGTDIILNADSTVNKAEQGTIKEQLGALARPRPNKQLFGYPYKVGLYYLFGEPKRNGLRAWFRRKFGEEPVFASAKAISSNIPVWKATLQNEGYFGSNVTGLLKEAGYKARGVYTVDVKPRFYLDTVIFIDTTNIRESMKTAMRLAARRTILKKGDPYRFDNLKLERERVSQAIKQRGFYYFLPDYLAILADNDTIKHRTRLFFAIKPDMPEAAGVPYGIRNVFLYPNYSLSTAQNDTNRRRAYRSDEQFTIVDSTHRFDPKLFRDIVTVKPGARYSSRAQDLTLSRFINLGAFKFVRNRFEPDQQGDSAVLDVHYYLTPYPTKSVRLEVDGTSRSNNFNGSQVTLSWRNRNAMKRAELLTINTNAGIEFQIGGGEQSVTNYRFGADALLSFPRLVSPIRFNYDERRQALPKTNVTLGYQKIIRGGLYDLNSFQTTFGYAWRQNQQVEHVFQPFNVTYVRPSNISTAFLDSAVNNIITNPYIMQQYLTVSRSQQLIFSSLYSFNYNSSLRSASPTTFRLATNLEIAGNLANFLSKERNDDGDKVIFNVPFAQFLRIDADARLYTKLTPKITWANRLFAGLGVTYGNSRGLQLPLTKQYFVGGSNSIRAFRPRAIGPGLFARDTIRNGLLFQDGGGDIKLEANTEIRAKFTQYIEGAVFVDAGNIWTYSDNDIFGAAAQAKFSPEFYRQIAIGTGVGIRIDLSYFLVRFDLATPLRKPYKTNGSEWVINQIDFGDSNWRKQNLVFNIAVGYPF